A segment of the Erythrobacter sp. F6033 genome:
CAACAGCTCGGTTGTTGTTGATGCCGTTTCGGCGGAAGACGTCGGCAAGTTTCCTGATCAGAACGTCGCAGAATCGCTTCAGCGCATCACCGGTGTGGCGATTGACCGTTCCGGTGGTGAGGGCCAGTTCATCACCGTCCGCGGCCTCGGTCCAGAATTCAACGCCGTACTCCTTAACGGACGCACACTTGCAACGGACAATGATGGCCGCGAATTCTCGTTCGATGTGCTTTCATCGGACATTATCCAAACCGCCGAAGTTTACAAATCATCGCAGCCATCGCTCCAGTCGGGCGGTATTGGTGCGGTTGTTAATGTGACAACCGCAAAGCCGATTGACCGTCTCGGCTTTAACGCGACAATTTCAGCTGCGGGCATTTACGAAGAATTGTCCGACGAATTTGGCACCGATATCAGCGGTGTGCTGTCGTGGTCGAACGGTAACGTTGGCGCTCTTTTCGGCGCTAGCTACAGCAAACGTAACGCTCAAATTGATCGCAATCTTACCAATGGCTTTGCGCTTCGTCAGGGCAACCCGGCAATCTTCGCGCCCGAGTCCTCCTCAAATCTTCAGCCCACCGACATTTCGGAAGAGTCAGCGCCTGGCGCACTTGACGGCGGCCTGCCAGCAGGCGCTCGCTTGCAGCAACAGGTGATCTTCAGTCGCGACGATCAGGAGCGTGAACGTCTCACCTTGAACGGCGCGCTTCAATTCAACATGGCGGACCGTGGGACGCTGACGTTTGACGGACTATATTCGAAGTTCGAGATTGATTCCTTCGATACACAGTTCTCGGGTTTCTTTTCGCCGCCCTTTATTGACCCGGTGGTAGATGCGAACGGAACGGTAACGTCCTTTAGCCGCCCGAGCCTCGATTTTCAGGCACGCAACCCGGACATCGCTGGTCTGGTTGGCGCATCGCAAAACGACAACGTTCTCACGTCGAACAACCGCGAGGCGGAAACGTTGGCGTTCGGCGCAAACTTCGAATTTGAAGCAACCGACCGCCTAACAATTGTGGCTGACGCTTCCTATTCGAAAGCGACGCGCGACGGCACCAATCCGTTTGTGGTTTTGGGCGCGCTTGCCCCGACATCGCCTTTGATCCAGTCGACAAGCACATCGGGCATCTCGACAATCACCAATATCAACGCAGCCGACTTCGTCGATACATCGATCCAGCGTTTGCACTTTGTGAATGTAAACCGCACGCGGGTTGATGATGAGGTGATCGAATTCCGCTTTGATGGTGATTGGGAAGTGGACGCCGGACCGCTCACCAAAATTAGCTTTGGCGGTATTTCGACCGACCGCAGCAAATCGCGCGATCTGTTCGATAACTTCGCCGATCCTGATGGCGAAGGCCCGCTTTCGGCCAGTAATATCTTCTGTGCCTATTGTGGTTACACGGTCGGGTTCGATGAATCGATTTTGAACCAGTTCTCCTTCGATGGCTTCCTATCCGGTGTCGAAGGGGCAGACACAGTCCCTTCGACGATCTTGAATGCATCATTCGCTGATGCCTTTGCTCAGCTAAACGACGTTGCAAACATCAACGATCCGGCGCGCACCGGCGGTAACACGGCTGCCCTTCTGGCATACCTGAATGGCGGCGGTCTTGATCCGGTTCTCGGGATATACACCCCGACATTCAACGCTTCGGGCAGCTTTGAGGTGGAAGAGCAAATTTACGCCACTTACATCAACGCTGAACTGGGCGGTGAATTCGGCGGCGGTGTTCCATGGTCGGCCAATTTCGGCGCACGCGTAGCATGGACAAACGTGCTTTCGAGCGGCGTTGATCAGCCGGTGGTCGAATTTACAGCGAACATCAATGACACGCAGCTTGAACCGATTTTGGCTGTGCCTGTGCCGACGTCCGTTTCGAACGACTATTTCAACTTCCTGCCATCGGCCAATTTCAAGGTCGAACCGACTGCGGATACGGTCTTGCGTTTGAGCTACGCCCGAACAGTTACGCGCCCGACGCTGACCGCGCTGGGTGTTGCCAACACGTTCGGCGGACGCTCCGATGCGCCTTTGTCAGGCGGTGGTAACCCGTTGCTGGAATCGTTTGAAGCAGACAACTTTGACATCAGCTTTGAGTGGTATTTCGACAATCTGAGCTATTTCAGCGTTGCCGGTTTCCACAAAGAATTGGGCAATTTCATCCAGAGTGAGACTGTGCTTGTCCCGCAGCAAATCCGCCTGTTTGATTCGACGGGTGTGCAGCCTGATCAAATCGTGACCCGCGATTTTGCTGACACCCGTCAGCGCAACGGTCTTTCTGGTAGCATTAGCGGTGTTGAACTTGCCTTCCAAAAGACGTTTGACAACGGCTTTGGCGGTATCGTGAACTACACCTACGTCACATCATCGCGTGACAATGCTCCGGCTGGCGATCTTGGCTTTAACGGCTTTACGCCGCACACCGTGAACGTCACCGGCTTTTATGAAAACGGCCCGTTTGCGGCACGCGTTTCGTACAATTACCGCGATGGTTTCTTGGTGCTTGGTCAGGCTGAATTTGCTGAACCGCGCCAGCGTGAAGCCTTCGGACAGCTGGACGCATCGGCAAGCTTTGAACTGACAGACCAGTTCCAAATCTTTGCAGAAGGCATCAACATTCTCGGCGAAGATACACGCGACTTCTCGCGCTTCCCCAACCGTCTGTTGACCTACACCCGTACCGGTGCACGCTACACATTGGGTGTGCGCGCATCGTTCTAATCAAACTTTGGGTCGCCAACTTGCTTAACGTGAGCCGTCTCGTGCAAGCAAGTTGACCAGAGACGGCGGGCATTCCAATCGAAAGGAATGTCCGCCGTTCTGTTATCGGGCGGGTTTTCCCTAAGACGATAGGGCGCCCCACTGTTCACGCCTGCAAAGCTGTGACAGGAAAGCTGTAAAGCCGCGCCGCAAGAGCGCTGCAGGGAGAGACAATTCGATGAGTACTGTCCAAATCGCGGTCTTTGTTGGGATCACCGCCCTTATCGCCTTTGCAACCTATCTGCATTGTCGCGGCAAATTGAGCGACGGCCATTCGGGTGAGAAGGACTACTTCCTCGCGAGCGGTGGGCTCAAATGGTACTTTATCGCAGGCTCGATCACGCTGACGAACCTCTCCACCGATCAGCTGATCGGGATGAATGGCAACCAGATGGCGCTACTCGCATGGTGGGAGTTTGCTGCCGTTGCTGGGCTGTTGATCCTGACCTTCGTTTTCTTGCCAG
Coding sequences within it:
- a CDS encoding TonB-dependent receptor produces the protein MKISKRAILAQSAAFAAIAISSPALAQDSDQADTVEGEENVIIVTGFKKSLQDSIDLKRNSSVVVDAVSAEDVGKFPDQNVAESLQRITGVAIDRSGGEGQFITVRGLGPEFNAVLLNGRTLATDNDGREFSFDVLSSDIIQTAEVYKSSQPSLQSGGIGAVVNVTTAKPIDRLGFNATISAAGIYEELSDEFGTDISGVLSWSNGNVGALFGASYSKRNAQIDRNLTNGFALRQGNPAIFAPESSSNLQPTDISEESAPGALDGGLPAGARLQQQVIFSRDDQERERLTLNGALQFNMADRGTLTFDGLYSKFEIDSFDTQFSGFFSPPFIDPVVDANGTVTSFSRPSLDFQARNPDIAGLVGASQNDNVLTSNNREAETLAFGANFEFEATDRLTIVADASYSKATRDGTNPFVVLGALAPTSPLIQSTSTSGISTITNINAADFVDTSIQRLHFVNVNRTRVDDEVIEFRFDGDWEVDAGPLTKISFGGISTDRSKSRDLFDNFADPDGEGPLSASNIFCAYCGYTVGFDESILNQFSFDGFLSGVEGADTVPSTILNASFADAFAQLNDVANINDPARTGGNTAALLAYLNGGGLDPVLGIYTPTFNASGSFEVEEQIYATYINAELGGEFGGGVPWSANFGARVAWTNVLSSGVDQPVVEFTANINDTQLEPILAVPVPTSVSNDYFNFLPSANFKVEPTADTVLRLSYARTVTRPTLTALGVANTFGGRSDAPLSGGGNPLLESFEADNFDISFEWYFDNLSYFSVAGFHKELGNFIQSETVLVPQQIRLFDSTGVQPDQIVTRDFADTRQRNGLSGSISGVELAFQKTFDNGFGGIVNYTYVTSSRDNAPAGDLGFNGFTPHTVNVTGFYENGPFAARVSYNYRDGFLVLGQAEFAEPRQREAFGQLDASASFELTDQFQIFAEGINILGEDTRDFSRFPNRLLTYTRTGARYTLGVRASF